From Halanaeroarchaeum sulfurireducens, a single genomic window includes:
- a CDS encoding methyl-accepting chemotaxis protein produces the protein MIHRLKRLLFGQGQTDGDDQATQTRSNESPDVARSDGGQVQQPTMMEAGDADVTAADDDDAPPDRVDEGFPLGFRAILGRIGTPIFVLDADGDVVHWNEALAELTGDTEAEAKANDQASESFYHDGRRAQTLADKVLEAPENADEEFGVPRVVELDYTLYRDTSTMLDAHGEERHISFSASPLYRDGELVGVVEMVQDRTEEVLRNQGIIALVEEVEATMKQMKNGNLGARATFQGDENIDADLAGVVAELNKMGEQLQTLVGDVSNRTGELHDATESVAESAREIDRLANEQSESTAEVAGEVSNLSATIEEVASSADNVAETSQRARNRAEDGRELAGEIGSVMEEVSEASTSVRSDFDTLRTTVEQIDEVIEVIDDIADQTNLLALNANIEAARADEGGDGFAVVANEIKDLAEESKTQAGEIESLIDEVQTGTEQTVESLEETETRIESGVEEVDAAMETLDEIADAVEEAVEGIEEVSDVTDDQAASAEEIAAMVDGAQEKAQTVSEEVSEVAAATEEQTQQVADIDESIEELAEGSGGHQ, from the coding sequence ATGATACATAGGCTCAAACGACTCCTCTTCGGCCAGGGGCAGACGGATGGTGACGACCAGGCGACACAGACACGCTCGAACGAATCGCCGGACGTCGCACGGAGCGACGGCGGGCAGGTACAACAACCGACGATGATGGAAGCGGGCGATGCCGACGTGACCGCTGCGGACGATGACGACGCACCCCCAGACCGTGTTGATGAGGGGTTCCCGCTCGGTTTCCGCGCGATCCTCGGTCGCATCGGGACGCCGATATTCGTTCTCGACGCGGATGGCGACGTCGTCCACTGGAACGAAGCGTTGGCCGAATTGACGGGAGATACCGAAGCCGAAGCAAAGGCCAACGATCAGGCGTCGGAGTCGTTCTACCACGACGGCCGGCGCGCGCAGACGCTCGCCGACAAGGTCCTCGAGGCACCGGAGAACGCAGACGAGGAGTTCGGGGTACCGCGAGTCGTCGAGCTGGATTACACCCTCTATCGGGACACGAGCACGATGCTCGACGCGCACGGGGAGGAACGGCACATTTCGTTCAGCGCCTCGCCACTCTACCGGGACGGCGAACTGGTCGGCGTCGTGGAGATGGTCCAGGATCGGACGGAAGAGGTACTGCGAAACCAGGGGATCATCGCCCTCGTCGAGGAGGTCGAAGCGACGATGAAACAGATGAAAAACGGGAATCTGGGGGCCCGTGCCACCTTCCAGGGTGACGAGAACATCGACGCCGATCTGGCGGGCGTCGTCGCCGAACTCAATAAGATGGGCGAACAACTCCAGACGCTCGTCGGGGACGTCTCGAACCGGACGGGCGAACTTCACGACGCGACCGAGTCGGTCGCGGAGAGCGCTCGAGAGATAGACCGACTCGCGAACGAACAGTCCGAGAGTACCGCCGAGGTCGCAGGGGAGGTGTCGAATCTCTCCGCCACGATCGAGGAGGTGGCCTCGAGTGCCGACAACGTCGCAGAGACGAGCCAGCGCGCCCGCAATCGGGCCGAGGACGGACGCGAACTCGCCGGCGAGATCGGATCGGTAATGGAAGAAGTGAGCGAGGCGAGTACGTCGGTCCGCTCGGATTTCGACACGTTGCGTACGACCGTCGAGCAGATCGACGAAGTCATCGAAGTCATCGACGACATCGCCGACCAGACGAACCTCCTTGCACTCAACGCGAACATCGAGGCGGCCCGTGCCGACGAGGGCGGCGACGGCTTCGCGGTCGTCGCCAACGAGATCAAGGATCTCGCTGAGGAGTCGAAAACGCAGGCCGGCGAGATCGAGTCGCTCATCGACGAGGTACAGACCGGGACCGAACAGACCGTCGAAAGCCTAGAAGAGACGGAAACCCGCATCGAGAGCGGCGTCGAGGAAGTCGACGCGGCGATGGAGACCCTCGACGAGATCGCCGACGCCGTCGAGGAGGCCGTCGAGGGCATCGAGGAGGTATCGGACGTGACCGACGACCAGGCGGCGAGCGCAGAGGAGATCGCAGCGATGGTCGACGGTGCACAGGAAAAGGCCCAGACCGTCTCCGAGGAGGTTTCGGAGGTCGCCGCCGCGACGGAAGAGCAAACCCAGCAGGTCGCGGATATCGATGAGTCCATCGAGGAACTCGCCGAGGGGTCGGGCGGTCATCAATAG
- a CDS encoding protein translocase SEC61 complex subunit gamma — protein sequence MEVPYELSAYTRVLKLASTPGWGEFSQVSLIAGAGILLIGLMGFIIFLIMSVLPGA from the coding sequence ATGGAAGTACCGTACGAGCTCTCTGCGTATACGCGCGTGCTCAAGCTCGCCAGCACGCCGGGATGGGGAGAATTTTCCCAGGTTTCCCTGATTGCGGGGGCGGGCATACTGCTAATCGGCCTGATGGGATTCATCATCTTCCTCATCATGAGCGTCCTCCCGGGGGCCTGA
- the ftsZ gene encoding cell division protein FtsZ produces MDSIVEDAIDEAEAESPASGDGAPPAQDDTRTETTTDEELKDVLESLQTEITVVGCGGAGSNTIDRMFDEGIHGASLVATNTDVQHLVDIEADSKILMGKEKTQGRGAGSLPQVGEEAALESQDEIRESITGSDMVFVTAGLGGGTGTGSAPVVAKAAKEQGALTIAVVTTPFTAEGEVRRTNAEAGLERLRDVADTVIVVPNDRLLDSVGKLPVRKAFKISDEILMRSVKGITELITKPGLVNLDFADVRTVMEKGGVAMIGLGESETDSKATESVREALRSPLLDVDISGANSALVNVTGGPDMSIEEAEGVVEEIYDRIDPDARIIWGTSIDDELDERMRTMVVVTGVRSPQIYGRAEDQTAAAQDMEDIDFVE; encoded by the coding sequence ATGGATTCGATTGTCGAGGACGCAATCGACGAAGCCGAAGCGGAATCGCCGGCTTCGGGGGATGGTGCGCCGCCCGCCCAGGACGACACGCGGACCGAGACCACGACCGACGAGGAGCTCAAAGACGTTCTCGAGAGCCTCCAGACCGAGATCACGGTCGTCGGCTGTGGCGGTGCGGGGAGCAACACCATCGACCGAATGTTCGACGAGGGGATCCACGGGGCGTCCCTCGTCGCCACGAACACCGACGTCCAGCACCTTGTGGACATCGAGGCCGACAGCAAGATACTCATGGGCAAGGAGAAGACCCAGGGCCGCGGTGCCGGGTCGCTCCCCCAGGTGGGCGAAGAGGCCGCCCTCGAAAGTCAGGACGAGATCCGCGAGTCGATCACGGGCTCGGACATGGTGTTCGTCACGGCAGGACTAGGAGGCGGCACGGGCACCGGTTCCGCACCGGTGGTCGCGAAAGCTGCGAAAGAACAGGGCGCGCTCACAATCGCGGTCGTAACGACCCCGTTCACCGCCGAGGGCGAGGTCCGGCGGACGAACGCGGAGGCCGGTCTCGAACGACTCCGGGACGTGGCCGACACCGTCATCGTGGTTCCGAACGATCGCCTCCTGGATTCCGTCGGCAAACTTCCCGTCCGGAAGGCGTTCAAGATCTCCGACGAGATCCTGATGCGATCTGTAAAGGGAATTACAGAACTCATCACGAAGCCAGGACTTGTCAACCTCGACTTCGCCGACGTTCGCACCGTCATGGAGAAGGGGGGCGTCGCGATGATCGGACTCGGCGAGTCCGAGACGGACAGTAAGGCCACCGAATCGGTTCGCGAGGCCCTCCGATCGCCACTCCTGGACGTCGATATCTCGGGGGCGAACTCCGCACTCGTCAACGTGACCGGCGGTCCCGATATGTCGATCGAGGAGGCCGAGGGCGTCGTCGAGGAGATCTACGATCGGATCGACCCGGACGCTCGCATCATCTGGGGCACCTCCATCGACGACGAACTGGACGAGCGTATGCGCACGATGGTCGTCGTCACGGGCGTCAGGTCGCCCCAGATCTACGGCCGCGCCGAGGATCAGACGGCCGCGGCCCAGGATATGGAAGACATCGACTTCGTCGAGTAG